The DNA window TATCGCTCAAGATGGCACAGAGCATGATGCCGGCGATGGCCTTGGGAATTTCCACGCCATGGAATTTGTACATGGCGTTGATGACCGTGGCGGTGCAGCCAACAGGCCAAATCCAGCATTCCAGCGGGCTGGAGGTGGTCAGGTCGCCCAGCTTGTGGTGGTCGACAATGCCCAGCACTTCTGCCTGCTTGATGTCGTCGGGAAGCTGCGCCAGATCGGACGTATCGACCAGGAACACTTTTTCGCCGGCGTAAGCGGTTTTCACGGCCGGAGCGGCGACACCGAACTTTTCCAGGATGAACTTTGTCTCGGGGGGCAGCTCACCCTGAGCAGTGGCGGTGCTGGCAACACCCAATTTGCTCTTCAGGTCGGCCAGGGCGATGGCGCTGCATACAGTGTCGGAATCAGGATTCTTGTGACCGAAAACATAAACGGACATGGTATTCCTCCTCAAAGGGTTTCATGACGGACATAAAGTTTGTGCTAAATATCACAATTATTGGCGCCTGCCAAGTCATAATATCAGGGGGAATCACGATTTAGAAATTTGCCAGCAGGGCCAAAAGCAAACAAACCGCGCTCAGGGCATGGGCGGTGCGGATGCGCAACGCCAGGATCGCGCCAAGACTGGCGGCCACCCACAGCATGGGCCATCCTGGCTCGGGTCCTGCCCATATCCAGGACGGCGCCATGCGGACCATGGCCAGGATGATTGCGCCACAGAGCATGAACACTCCCCAAAAAAGGGAGAAATGTTCGGTCAGCGCCCGTGTGATGAGTCGGATGTGTGGCGGTGAATGGCGGGATTTGTGGCGGCTCCAGTCGAGGAGCGTCGTATAGACAAGGTTGTGCCGGGTCCGGAATTTTTGTTCCAGCCAGGCGCCTAAATACGCCAAGGGGAAAGACGCGACCACGACCGTGACTGTTTGCCGCATGTTTGGATCGTCAAGCGCGGTTACGACACAGATGCACGTCATCAGCGCGAAAAGGGCGTGGGGTGGAATGAATGTTCCGGCTGGGAAGAGGTCCAGCCACAGCAATTCAAAAAAAATTCCAAGATGCAGCGCCGGGTGCCACGTCCATGTCAGAAGGGCCCACAAGGACGCCGCGAAAAGGGGGCGTTGGATGAATCCGACGTCCAAGCCGAAACGGGTTATGGACAGGAGGGCAAAAAAAAACCGCCGCCAATCAAAATTGGAAGGTCATGCGCGGAGAGGGGGAGAAGCGTGGTCATAAGTTCACCTTTGCCGTGCGTGTCGGCACACAGCGAAAATCGATTTCCACCCCGTGCTCTTCAAAGTAGTGGAGGCAGCTTCTGTCGTCCGGGCCAAGGGCGATATATTCGCAGATCTGTTCCTTGCCCGGGCCGTAATGGAGGTTGCCGATATTGACCGTGGTGAATTCCACCCCGGACATGTGGGCCGCGCGAGCGTCGGCACAGGTCGCGAAGAGAACCAGCGTGTGCTGGTCGGATTTTTCCAGGTCCAGGCGGCGCAGTTCGGCTCCGATCGCGCGTACAGTGCAGCAACAAAAGGTGATACCGCTGGGGACGGCCAGACTCATGATTTCCTGGCGCAGGGCATCCGCCGCGAGGTCATCATTGGCCACCACCAGCGCCTTGGCCCTGATGTGGGGGAGCCAGGCCTCGATGACTTGGCCATGGACCAAACGGTTGTCGATACGAAACCAGTGCATGGCTAACTCGCGATTTTACGGGTCAGGATTTCTCCCGCCGCGACGATACCATGGATGGCGGCCTTTTTGGCTTCCAGCACCAGATCATTCAGCGGTTGTTCGCGCATGGCCAACACCCTTAGCATCATGGGCAGGTTGACCCCGGTCAGGACATCGACTTTGTTGGGCTGCAGCAGGGACAGGCTGATGTTGGAGGGCGTGCCGCCGAACATGTCGGTCAGGATGATGACACCATTACCAGTATCCAGGCGCGAGACCGTGGTCTTGAGTTCCGAGAGCAGCCCGTTCATGTCCATGACGCCCTCTATGGCGAGATAGGCGCAGTTTTCCTGGGGACCAAGTATGGTCTGGGCTGCTTCGAGCAGGTACTTTCCAAATTCACCGTGGGTGACCACGATCACTCCAACCATCATTCCTCCAAAGCTGTTAACCAAGACTCATGTGGCGGTGTTCCACGGAAATCATGTAGCCGCGCTCCTGGAGATGGCTCCGAACCGCTTCCGTCACGGCCACGGACCGGTGCCGCCCACCGGTGCATCCAAATCCCATGGTCAGTCGATAGCGGCCCTCGGTGGCATACAGGGGGAGAGTGAAATCCAGAAATTCCAGCAGGCGGCGCAGATATTCCCGACCCGGGTCCGCCCCCAGGATATAGTCCGAGATGACACGGTCCTGTCCGGACATGGGGCGCAGGTTTTCATCGAAATATGGATTGGGCAGAAAACGCAGGTCCGTGATCAGATCCGCTTCGGCCGGTGCTCCGTATTTGAAGCCAAAGGAAATAAGGTGGACGCGCATCCCCTTGGATTGGGATTCCAGGGCCCCCCATTTTTCCTGCAGAACGCGGCGTAGGTCGTGCACGGAATGATGCGAGGTATCGATAACCAAATCCGCTTGGTTGCGAATGGGTTCCATGATGCTTCGTTCCCGTTCCACGGCCTGTTCCAGGCCAAGATCGCCGGTGGCCAGGGGGTGAGGGCGGCGGGTGGTGGCATAGCGGCGCAGCAGTACCTGGGTCTCGGCGTCGGTGAAGATGACGATTGGCTTTACCGCGAGTTTTTCCATGTCGCCGAGTACTTCCCGCCATTGGCCAACAAAGTCTGGCTGGCGCAGGTCCATGCCCATGGCCAGCCCGGGATAGTCCCCTGGCTTGGAATTGAAAAAAAGTTCGATCAGGGCCGGAGCCATGCGCGCCGGAAGCCCGTCCACGCAAAAAAATCTCATGTCCTCGAAAACCTTGAGTGCCGTGCTTTTGCCCGATCCAGACATGCCGGACACGATGATCACGTTTTTGGTCTCGAAAGAATTCTGCATGAGGTATCCGCGAGGGGTCAAACGGTTTGCAGCAGATCCCATAAGCCATCCGGCCCTGCCGCTGTTAGAAAATCATTCCGGAAGGTTTCGTCCTTGAGGAGGCGGGAAACGTGGGCCAGGAGCTTGAGATGCAGCCCCACCACCGAGGACGGTGCCAGCACGGTGATGAAAATCGTGGCTGGCTTGTGGTCCAGGCTGGAGAAGTCCACTCCGGGCAGGCTGCGTCCGACAATGATCAGGATCTGCTCGATGGTGTCCAGTTTGCCGTGCGGGATGGCGATGCCGTCCCCGATGCCGGTGGTGCCGAGTTTTTCCCGGTCCATGAGGGTTTGCACGATATGTTCACGATCAAGCTCGGGATGTGTCCGTGACAGCGGCGAAACAAGTTCGGCCAGGACCTCGGATTTGGTCCTGGCCGAAAGGTCGGAAATGATCAGATCCTTATCCAGATATTCGGCAAGCTTCATTCCCTATACTCCGGGGTCGATCAGGCCGAAATCCCCGTTTTTCCGGCGGTAGATAACATTGACGCGTTCGTTCTCGGCGTTGACGAAGACCAGAAAATCGTTGCCGGTGGTTCCGAGCTGCATGGCTGCTTCTTCCACGACCATGGGCTTGGGTTCGTAGTGGTCGGTTTGCTGGATGTTGGGACGGCGTTTGCCGGTCTGGTCCTCGTCAAAGCGGATAACATCCATGCGTACCGTGTCGTTGCCGCCCTTGCGCTGGGTTTTGGCCTTGTCGCGAAGCTTGCGCATCTGGGCTTCAAGCTTGTCCCAGACCAGGTCAACGGTGGAGTACATGTCTTCGCTGTCTTCCCGGGCGGAAATATGCACGTTCTTTCCGGTCAGGACGATATCCGCGATGTGGCGGAATTTTTCCACTTCAAGGTTGACCTGCAGTTCAGCGTCTTCCGTGCCGGTCATGAACTTGCCGAGTTTGCCAAACCGCTCCCTGGCGTACTTCCGCAGATGATCAGAGGGGTCGAAGTTTTTGAAGTTGAAGGTAATCCTCATGGAAGCCTCCTCGTGGGTTTGTGGTCATCCCCGAGACCCGGTGGTCGGGTTTCGAGGGCACGGTGTCAAAAAATTTGTTTTCTCTTGGACGAGGATTCGATGCCCAGCACTGAGCGGTACTTGGCCACTGTGCGACGGGCGATGTTCACATCCAGTTTTTCCTTCAGCACGGCCGCGATTTTTTCATCGCTGTAGGGTTTTTTTTGGTCTTCCTCGCTGACCATTTTTTTGATGATGGCCTTGACGGATTCGGAACCGACCTGGGTGCCGTCGTCCAGATCAAGAGCCGAATTGAAGAAGAATTTCAATTCGAAAATTCCGTGGGGAGTGGCCACGTACTTGCTCGTGGTGATGCGGCTGACCGTGGATTCATGCATCTCGATGTCATCGGCCACGTCCTTGAGGATCAGGG is part of the Deltaproteobacteria bacterium genome and encodes:
- a CDS encoding PTS sugar transporter subunit IIA, giving the protein MKLAEYLDKDLIISDLSARTKSEVLAELVSPLSRTHPELDREHIVQTLMDREKLGTTGIGDGIAIPHGKLDTIEQILIIVGRSLPGVDFSSLDHKPATIFITVLAPSSVVGLHLKLLAHVSRLLKDETFRNDFLTAAGPDGLWDLLQTV
- the raiA gene encoding ribosome-associated translation inhibitor RaiA codes for the protein MRITFNFKNFDPSDHLRKYARERFGKLGKFMTGTEDAELQVNLEVEKFRHIADIVLTGKNVHISAREDSEDMYSTVDLVWDKLEAQMRKLRDKAKTQRKGGNDTVRMDVIRFDEDQTGKRRPNIQQTDHYEPKPMVVEEAAMQLGTTGNDFLVFVNAENERVNVIYRRKNGDFGLIDPGV
- the rapZ gene encoding RNase adapter RapZ, whose amino-acid sequence is MQNSFETKNVIIVSGMSGSGKSTALKVFEDMRFFCVDGLPARMAPALIELFFNSKPGDYPGLAMGMDLRQPDFVGQWREVLGDMEKLAVKPIVIFTDAETQVLLRRYATTRRPHPLATGDLGLEQAVERERSIMEPIRNQADLVIDTSHHSVHDLRRVLQEKWGALESQSKGMRVHLISFGFKYGAPAEADLITDLRFLPNPYFDENLRPMSGQDRVISDYILGADPGREYLRRLLEFLDFTLPLYATEGRYRLTMGFGCTGGRHRSVAVTEAVRSHLQERGYMISVEHRHMSLG
- a CDS encoding PTS sugar transporter subunit IIA, with the protein product MVGVIVVTHGEFGKYLLEAAQTILGPQENCAYLAIEGVMDMNGLLSELKTTVSRLDTGNGVIILTDMFGGTPSNISLSLLQPNKVDVLTGVNLPMMLRVLAMREQPLNDLVLEAKKAAIHGIVAAGEILTRKIAS
- a CDS encoding manganese-dependent inorganic pyrophosphatase; protein product: MSVYVFGHKNPDSDTVCSAIALADLKSKLGVASTATAQGELPPETKFILEKFGVAAPAVKTAYAGEKVFLVDTSDLAQLPDDIKQAEVLGIVDHHKLGDLTTSSPLECWIWPVGCTATVINAMYKFHGVEIPKAIAGIMLCAILSDTVIFKSPTCTPADKEAAAALAKIAGVSDLAALGMDMFKVKSAVEGTPARELVLRDYKDFNMNGTKVGIGQLEVVDLSILDAVKADLAADIAKLKGEKGAHSIFL
- a CDS encoding PTS mannose/fructose/sorbose transporter subunit IIB, with amino-acid sequence MHWFRIDNRLVHGQVIEAWLPHIRAKALVVANDDLAADALRQEIMSLAVPSGITFCCCTVRAIGAELRRLDLEKSDQHTLVLFATCADARAAHMSGVEFTTVNIGNLHYGPGKEQICEYIALGPDDRSCLHYFEEHGVEIDFRCVPTRTAKVNL